From the Thermocladium sp. ECH_B genome, one window contains:
- a CDS encoding radical SAM protein: MPLDLNDRPILVFWETTKACPLSCRHCRANAILKPLPGELTTREGIKLIDDVAAFGKPYPVMVFTGGDPLMRSDIYELMGHAKDMGVPVALSPAVSSSINEESLSMIKELGVSSVSISLDGASPETHEFVRRIEGHFNQTINAMRMLRGXGIPFQVNSTVMKMNVHELPALFKIVKDSGANAWEVFFLIHVGRGTGLESLDPLEAEDVVNFLYDASMFGVQIRTVEAPFYRRALLQRYAVETGKVKAELRLGPLYEKLRRGLHELMSGVEREPIKPQFARTRDGNGIIFVGYDGTVTPSGFLPLPLGNVRKEGIAKIYRENPILQAIRRAEFKGRCGACEYRFMCGGSRSRAFTESGDPLGEDPLCGYSPNSLNVLNSLGIQ, translated from the coding sequence ATGCCGTTGGACCTAAATGATCGCCCCATCTTGGTGTTCTGGGAAACCACTAAGGCATGCCCACTCTCCTGTAGGCACTGTAGGGCAAACGCAATACTGAAGCCGCTTCCAGGGGAATTAACCACGAGGGAGGGCATTAAGCTAATAGATGATGTGGCTGCCTTTGGGAAGCCATACCCAGTAATGGTATTCACGGGCGGGGATCCCCTCATGCGCAGCGACATATATGAGTTAATGGGTCACGCCAAGGACATGGGCGTCCCAGTGGCGTTATCCCCCGCAGTCTCCTCATCAATAAACGAGGAGAGCCTCTCCATGATTAAGGAGCTAGGCGTGTCAAGCGTCTCCATAAGCCTCGACGGCGCTTCGCCGGAAACCCATGAATTCGTGAGGAGAATAGAGGGGCACTTTAATCAAACCATTAATGCCATGCGAATGTTGAGGGGCTTNGGCATTCCATTCCAAGTTAATTCAACCGTTATGAAGATGAATGTCCATGAGCTTCCCGCCTTATTCAAGATAGTTAAGGACAGCGGCGCCAATGCCTGGGAAGTATTCTTCCTAATACATGTTGGGAGGGGAACAGGCCTAGAGTCGCTGGATCCACTTGAGGCTGAGGACGTCGTTAATTTCCTATACGATGCATCCATGTTCGGCGTGCAAATAAGAACAGTGGAGGCCCCATTCTATAGGAGGGCACTGCTTCAGCGATACGCGGTGGAGACAGGTAAAGTCAAGGCTGAGCTCAGGCTGGGCCCACTCTACGAGAAGCTGAGGCGGGGACTCCATGAATTAATGAGCGGCGTTGAGCGGGAACCCATTAAGCCGCAGTTCGCCAGGACCAGGGACGGCAACGGCATAATATTCGTTGGATACGATGGAACAGTGACTCCAAGCGGCTTCCTCCCGCTTCCCCTTGGCAACGTGAGGAAGGAGGGAATAGCGAAGATTTACAGGGAGAACCCCATTCTACAGGCAATACGGAGAGCGGAATTCAAGGGTAGATGCGGGGCCTGTGAGTATAGATTCATGTGCGGCGGCTCCAGGTCACGGGCATTCACGGAGAGCGGTGACCCCCTCGGCGAAGACCCATTATGCGGCTACTCGCCTAACTCCCTCAATGTCCTGAATAGCCTTGGAATACAGTGA
- a CDS encoding aldehyde dehydrogenase has protein sequence MKELPPEFGVMHKKDGVPVFKVYLAGKWVEASDLQDVRSPIDQSLLAKVPRLGFDAISNALETMYVDGRFDIRDTPGEKRLEIYHKAADLLLKFKDAFIDVLVLNNGKTYPAAEGEVKAAVERLRVADLDVRKIYGEYVPGDWSTETLEAEAVIKREPLGIVLAITPFNYPLFDVVNKVVYSTVAGNAIMIKPASSTPIVALMFARILEMAGFPGKALSVITLPGSQMSKVVSDPRISVVSLTGSTEAGIEVMRAGGIKQYIMELGGGDPAIVLSDADIKSAASKIVTGMTSYAGQRCDSIKFIFAESQIYDELRRSILDELGRVKVGDPRESGVSMGPLIDEETAKEVVAATQDAVEKGGKVLHGGTRKGNYIEPTLIEVDKEKLPTLYLYKKEVFASIAAITPISNIDEAIKLSNGRSYGLDAAIFGEDISKIRKLMRLLEVGAIYINDYPKHGIGYFPFGGRKGSGVGREGVGYTIESVTAYKTIVYNYKGKGIWEYM, from the coding sequence ATGAAGGAATTACCTCCCGAGTTCGGCGTGATGCATAAAAAAGATGGGGTTCCGGTCTTTAAGGTTTACCTAGCGGGGAAGTGGGTCGAGGCAAGCGATTTACAGGACGTGAGGAGCCCAATTGATCAAAGCCTCCTAGCCAAGGTGCCTCGCCTGGGCTTCGACGCCATAAGTAATGCCCTCGAGACCATGTACGTGGATGGCAGATTCGATATCAGGGACACTCCGGGGGAGAAGAGGCTTGAGATTTATCATAAGGCCGCTGACCTCCTTCTGAAGTTTAAGGATGCCTTCATCGACGTGCTGGTGCTCAATAATGGGAAGACGTATCCAGCGGCGGAGGGCGAGGTCAAGGCGGCAGTGGAGAGGCTAAGGGTGGCCGATCTAGATGTTAGGAAAATATACGGCGAGTACGTGCCGGGGGACTGGAGCACGGAGACCCTTGAGGCTGAGGCAGTCATAAAGAGGGAGCCCCTGGGCATTGTGCTGGCCATTACTCCCTTTAACTATCCTCTCTTCGATGTGGTGAATAAGGTTGTTTACTCCACGGTGGCCGGCAATGCGATAATGATAAAGCCAGCCTCCTCAACTCCCATAGTTGCGTTGATGTTCGCGAGGATCCTCGAGATGGCTGGCTTCCCGGGCAAGGCATTATCGGTGATCACACTCCCCGGCTCCCAAATGAGCAAGGTGGTGTCGGATCCCCGGATCTCTGTTGTGTCCCTCACGGGAAGCACTGAGGCAGGCATTGAAGTCATGCGTGCCGGCGGCATTAAGCAGTACATAATGGAGCTTGGCGGCGGGGATCCAGCGATAGTGTTATCGGATGCCGACATTAAATCGGCGGCATCAAAGATAGTGACAGGCATGACTAGTTACGCGGGGCAGAGGTGTGACTCAATTAAGTTCATATTCGCCGAGTCTCAGATATATGATGAATTAAGGAGGAGCATCCTGGATGAGTTGGGGAGAGTCAAGGTGGGTGACCCAAGGGAGAGCGGTGTCTCAATGGGTCCATTAATAGATGAGGAGACAGCTAAGGAAGTGGTGGCGGCCACCCAGGACGCCGTGGAGAAGGGAGGCAAGGTGCTGCATGGAGGAACCAGGAAGGGNAACTACATAGAGCCCACCCTAATAGAGGTGGATAAGGAGAAGCTGCCCACCCTATACCTATATAAGAAGGAGGTATTCGCGTCAATAGCTGCAATAACCCCAATAAGCAATATAGATGAAGCCATTAAGCTATCCAATGGGAGGAGTTATGGATTGGATGCAGCCATATTCGGCGAGGACATAAGCAAGATACGTAAATTAATGAGGCTCCTCGAGGTGGGCGCCATATACATAAACGATTACCCCAAGCACGGAATAGGGTACTTCCCCTTCGGCGGAAGAAAGGGCTCAGGCGTAGGCAGGGAAGGAGTTGGGTACACCATAGAATCAGTCACTGCATACAAGACAATAGTATATAACTACAAGGGCAAGGGAATCTGGGAATACATGTAG